The proteins below are encoded in one region of Pangasianodon hypophthalmus isolate fPanHyp1 chromosome 6, fPanHyp1.pri, whole genome shotgun sequence:
- the LOC113539654 gene encoding zinc finger protein 862: MTNGSVDSSVTEEEMVYVRTAKAGQVRVYFAGVQAVSRPDASHIAEAVSSIMDSISGNSTRWKRKLVAITTDGAAVMTGEKNGVVTRIRGDRSYVLGIHCMAHRPELAYADAVKQSLMARKVEDLMTGLYTLYHKSSVNRDSLKASFEELNMKPLIPTRIGGTRWVAHILRALDHFLRGYAGITHQLEKTMQTDVKLKAKAKGFLNIINDGTLVKFSCLLYDILTHLSNLSVTLQKSLVTLAEAQSCLSSTQAVLKKYKSRLGPKLRSVLEADTYENVHLKPPNAEQLDMAKKQVIDSLCQCLTKRLGDVSSVVLKAMRLISFQCWPDADMSTDFGDTDVEELTHHFKPLLMSAGVDVDLIPDQWTVLKSRLYQQMGPLEKIT, encoded by the exons ATGACAAATGGATCTGTAGACTCTTCAGTTACAGAAGAGGAGATGGTGTACGTAAGGACCGCAAAGGCTGGGCAGGTCAGAGTTTATTTTGCTGGTGTTCAGGCAGTCTCTAGGCCAGACGCCAGCCACATTGCTGAGGCAGTGAGTAGCATTATGGACAGCATATCAGGCAATAGCACTCGGTGGAAGAGAAAACTTGTAGCCATAACCACAGATGGAGCTGCGGTGATGACTGGTGAGAAGAACGGTGTGGTCACAAGAATCCGGGGAGACAGGTCTTATGTGTTGGGCATCCATTGCATGGCCCATAGGCCTGAGCTAGCTTACGCTGATGCAGTGAAACAAAGTCTGATGGCTAGGAAGGTTGAAGACCTAATGACTGGTCTTTATACTTTGTACCACAAGAGCTCAGTAAACAGAGATAGTCTCAAGGCAAGCTTTGAGGAGCTCAACATGAAGCCCTTGATTCCAACCAGAATTGGTGGAACCCGGTGGGTGGCACACATCCTCAGGGCTTTAGACCATTTCCTGAGAGGCTATGCAGGAATTACACATCAGTTGGAAAAG ACAATGCAGACTGATGTCAAACTTAAGGCCAAGGCCAAAGGATTCCTTAATATCATCAATGATGGTACACTTGTAAAGTTCTCCTGCCTCCTGTATGACATTTTGACACACCTCAGCAACCTGTCAGTCACCCTGCAGAAGTCATTAGTGACTTTGGCTGAGGCTCAAAGCTGCCTCTCTTCCACTCAGGCAGTTTTAAAGAAGTATAAGTCAAG ACTGGGGCCTAAGTTGAGGTCAGTGCTGGAAGCTGATACATATGAGAACGTCCACCTGAAGCCTCCTAATGCTGAACAGCTGGATATGGCCAAGAAACAGGTTATAGATTCTCTGTGCCAGTGCCTCACTAAAAGACTTGGGGATGTAAGCAGTGTTGTCCTGAAGGCTATGCGACTGATCAGTTTCCAATGCTGGCCAGATGCAGACATGAGTACAG ACTTTGGAGACACTGACGTGGAAGAGCTCACACATCATTTCAAGCCTCTTCTCATGTCAGCTGGAGTGGATGTTGACTTGATCCCGGATCAATGGACTGTACTAAAGTCACGACTGTACCAGCAAATGGGGCCCTTAGAGAAGATAACCTGA